The Rhododendron vialii isolate Sample 1 chromosome 1a, ASM3025357v1 region GGCTCTAAAGCAAAATCAGTGAATGAGTTCTGGTAGAATGAGTTCTAGAATTAGGGGGCCAAAcaatcaaaatgcaaaaatgagaaACCGAAAATGCAATAATGAAGAAGCCAAGTAGGAATTTGATCTCCATCCTTCCCCATAAAAGTTTTAGATTCCAAGCTCAAATCatagaaaaaaattgagtacACTATAATAAAATTCTAATTGGGAACAACAAATGGTGAAGAGTGgtttttatataaattttaaCAATCGAAAAAAAATAGCGCATCTATACTTTTGTCTATCTTTTAGGATATATTAAACACATGTCGCCAACATGAATTATTTGtaatttccttcaaaaatcCATGTCATTGCccccttgaaatttttttggtgtaGATAAAGTATAGACTAATAGAAAAATATTACAGCAAGATTTGGGACCGTCGATTTTTTCaggaaacaaaaaacataaaatggtatatgaaaataagaaaaagaattacTCCTACTATATGGTACTATGAAATTAAATTCTGACATTCTTCTTATGAGATTTAATTAGTGAATCTTGGATTGGGAAAATATTAGATTCAACAATGTGTAACAGGTTAATTTCATGAACTTAGAACAACGTACTTGGTCCTCACgatattaagttaaataaaaacatttttaaTTATAACTTGGCACTTCAGGTTATTTACAATAAATATCATCTTTCAGTCAAAGAAAACTTATGTTGGGATATATATGGAAATTATTACTTTAAGTCTTTACTATTGAGTCGAATTGAAGTTTCTAAAGtcatttgaagttttgaacataattttcttttcaatgtaGAAAGATCTTACATTATTCTATATCTAGGGAAACAGGACAGGAACGTGGGTTATAAACCACAAATACTATGTCGCCTATATCGAAGCTTGAACCCAAGACATCTCGATCACTTGGAAGGGTTAAGGAAGTATTGTCATCTGAACTACAGCCGATTGAtaattttaaacataaatagaGCATATGAAAAGCACGTTAATCCCAAATTCTTAACCTTCATGAAATAATTTATTTGTGGGAATTCAaatgttttgtttctttaatcTTTAATATCATTGTGAATAGTAATAATTGAAATAtgtaaatttatattttttttatgaaaaactcgTGTAAATCACTTAATTGTGTCCTGAGTCCCATGAATGTGTGGGTCTCATCCCATATCAGAATAACATTATAATGGGACTTGGGGCCCACATTATATGAGAGAGCGTTACAAATAATTtgcattaaaaaataatgttatAATCACACGTAAACATACAAACATTTACACGCACACACTCACAATAAGAGTGGGCCTCACATCCACCCTTATTATTGTGGATGTGTGTataaagtgttttttttggtcaaaacaGAATAGAATATGTGTAAGTGTTTTTATATAAcggttttgctattgtcagcccactgagctgacgataaacacactaaaagacaagaaaaacacgtatttttgtgcattttttatatattttaatgcacattcacacacctactatcgtcaACCCATTagactgattttaaaattttcttttatataattctaatttattgattttttcgTGCTCGTGCCAGAGGACAACTGAACAAGTATATTTCATTTCAACACAAAAATCAGGgtatccaaacacagccttttCCTTAATGGAATCGTACTGTACTTCCAGGCGCcccagactctctctctctccaacccaCATAGGAAGTCTATTTTAACTTCCgctgaaactctctctctccctctctctctcatcatctcCAATGGCCTCCGCCACAAAAAACGTCAACAAAATCAGCCAAATCGTGAGACTAAAACAGGTAATGCAACGATGGAAGCACGCGAGCCTCGACCgcctctcctccctctccccctcctcctcccgCTCGGACCGCTTCGACTACGACTCCGACTCAACCGGACCCGGCCGCCGTGGCCGGGTCACCCCTCCCGGCCGCCTCGCCGTCTACGCGGGCCCCGAACGGCGCCGCTTCGTGATCCCCACCCGGTACCTCAACCTCCCCGTCTTTCTCTCCCTCCTCGACCGGGCCGAGGAGGAGTTCGGGTTCCAGACCAACGGCGGCCTTGTCCTGCCATGCGAGGCCGAGTTCTTCGCGGGAGTGGTGGAGCTTCTGGAGAGAGACGAGCAGAGGTACGGCGTTTTCGGGCTCGACGATTTCGTGGAGATGTTTTCCGACGTGGGTTTTAGTTCTTGCAAGGAAAGAGAGAATAGTTGTGGATATGGGTTCAGGCCGTTGTTGCAGAAAACCAAGGGTTGAGAACTCTGAGACTGACATTATTTGTGCTTGGCTctggtctagggttagggttgaaaaattattcaatgctcttaCGGATATCATCGCGGCGTCTCAGTTTTCTTCATCAACACACATTGACGTCTAAACGTTCAATGCGTGATGGTTGATATACCTAAGACACGTGACTCCTCGGGAATGCTGAATACATACTCGGTTTGGATTCGGGATTTTGATAGGGTGGTGGTTACTGGCAAGGCAATTTTTAGTTCACTCCggtgagagtttttttttttttttgggtttcaatcaagcttgaaaattgaaatCTCCATGCCAAAAAGCTCTAACTAATTGCCAAAAAGCTCTAACTAATTGTGAGTTGATGGGTTTCATTTCAATGAGatgtagttgattttttttccgaTGTTAATCGTTTGTTTTAGGAGATTTGGGGAACGcaattaatgtattttttttttttttgatctgcctATTAATGTACTCGTTCCAACGTTAATGGTGATAATGATgataattttttccaaattgatgaaatgaatttttttt contains the following coding sequences:
- the LOC131306616 gene encoding protein SMALL AUXIN UP-REGULATED RNA 51-like, encoding MASATKNVNKISQIVRLKQVMQRWKHASLDRLSSLSPSSSRSDRFDYDSDSTGPGRRGRVTPPGRLAVYAGPERRRFVIPTRYLNLPVFLSLLDRAEEEFGFQTNGGLVLPCEAEFFAGVVELLERDEQRYGVFGLDDFVEMFSDVGFSSCKERENSCGYGFRPLLQKTKG